The sequence below is a genomic window from Mercenaria mercenaria strain notata chromosome 14, MADL_Memer_1, whole genome shotgun sequence.
aactagttaacactctataggccacatttattaccatatcttaatgaaacttcgtcagaatgttaatctcgatgatctttaggtcaataggtcaggtgagcgatacagggcattcatggccctcttgtttgacatagTTATTGGCCCCTTTCCagcttaaaatttgccaaactcgtggtttccagacaataactcatgaaaggcctgacagatttaaataatttttggtacacaggtggaacatcataaaatacaggtcaggtttgactttggctacaaaGAACCAACTTTTTGACATAGTTAATTCAGTCTGTGAAATTAGCACTTGTCCGGTTGTCCGGGACAAGTAATTATTGTTTTGGACAAGTGACTCCTGCAGAAATTATGAATAGAGTATAAAGGAAAGCTATTCACTTTTGCCGATTCGGACAGGTAGTTTCAGATTCTAAATTTACAGacatgagttatggcccctttccaacttaaaatttgccattcATCTGTGACACGGCCATACTATGGGGGTATTATTCCTCACTTCTGTGACAGTTTTAGTCCATTTagaccattccatattttgtcttaactgtttgatacatggttttgaaactttgaaagctttcttaccatcatggtcacacattgccatatagtgcaagacttatccgaATCCACAagtacaggtacattgtttgtcttatgtcttcttttgtctaaaaatctctggtaatattttgacccccatacttccatcaattcttcaaatagttgagcgcactgtcaacagacagctcttgttttattactacacagaaatgttctccatgattagactatgtgtcacAAACATGACCCATGGTTAtcggtcaaatgtcaaggtcactgtgatacTGGTAGAGGACtcctgtattgccactgcaatacttggCCCCTtgtttattaagttatgctcccgTGTGGCTTTAGCAATATCACATAAAAGTTTGATGAACAGCCAGATACTCCCAgccactcttgagttatggcccttgaattacttgaaatggCAAAAATTCACTGTGTCCACTTTAATAACTTAGGCAGTTCTTAAACAATGTTCACcagactttgtcagaatgtttatggaCATAACATCTTGGCAAAGTTGGATAACCAGGTTGATAGTCTATGTTTctctggagttatgacccttgaatgtGTCAGAATTGTGAGAATTGACAACTTGTCAGTATTTTAAAAGTGAAATGTTATTTTCTGTGACAGGCTTATATTGTGACAATTAGCCattttacagtcaaactttgctAACTCAAATTCAGCATACAGCATAACTTGTTCTAGTGATCAACAAAATTCAATTTACAGGGATTTTTCCAGGACCAGACAACGAGTTTGAGAGAAGGGTGGTGTACAAATAATTCGAGTTGGAGTTAACGAAGTTTGAAAAAAGTGTTGAATTGATATTTAGACTAACAGTGGCTTCTGATCAGTGACAGGAAATGCCTTTAACATGATAGGATGATAgctttttcaatattattttggtCAGAAGGTCAAAGTTACAATGACCTTAACACAGTTAAAggtcagtaactggagaacactTTGGGTAATATCAGAAAAACTTCATAGAACATtaaataagttttgtttttaggATTAAGTTGAAAGCCGCTTAAGGCCTTACGGGGtttactgttcaaattgaaagtaGTGTAAGGGTGTGCAGCATTATGCTATGTTAGAGTTAAAAGGAGCTATGAGTTACAAGGTTTCCTGTCAGTAACTGGAAGCAATGAAATCCTATGGTCAGTAGATGCCATATACTGTTTTGTGGCCATTAGTTTAATCCATAACACTTTTCTCTCTACAACTCCTGTTCTAGTGATATTTGTATTTATACAGTTTGTAATTTTCAGGTATTGAGGGCAGTCTTGCAGGATGGAAAAGTCGCACTTTATGGAGTTTATGTGTGGTGGATTGGCAGCATGCTGTGCCGGAGTTTTCACCAACCCCCTTGAGGTGAGTCGGCAGATACTTGCTTGTAACCATAAGGAATCTTCTACATTATATTTGATCAATAGCAGCATTCGGcgagttatcttcccaaatgGTTTTATAGGTGTCACTACAGGtgaataggtcctatcatgcggtgtactctcggcttttatcatagtgtttAAACTCTTTTGTTAACCTTTCACGCATTTTATAgctgaataaaaaagtaattaaattattcaaataaatatattcatgtaaTTTTTCAGTAtcatctatttggatagctgtttcttctgtttttaacataaaatttaagtgAGTTTATGAACAAAGTGGGGCTAGCTAATTTAGCTAGTTGAAAGTATTGCTAAATTTTACCCCTGTATGGATGCTTTGTTTCAAATGGACAGTGATTACTCAGGATATATTAAGTTTGCACAAAATTACCTATCCACTGACTGCATACTGATtgtaatcataaaaatgtgcatgtcatgtgtcctgttaactctagGGGGTTCAAGAGTATGTAATGGCAGCATTCGGCGAGTTATCTTCCCAAATCATTTAACAGTTGTCGCTACGtgcgaataggtcctatcatgcggtgtactctcggcttttatcatagtgttaaaaAGTGattaaattatctaaaatatgATAGAATCATAAAATTTATAAGTATCATCTATTTAGaaagctgtttcttctgtttttaacatgaaatttatagTCTCACTTCAAAATGCTGGccagtaatatacatgtatataactgaaATAGTTTCGTAGCATTTATTTTTAAGCGAATcacatttctattttatttgttaGCAAAGCGGGGTTAGCTGATTTAGCTAgttgaaaatattgctaaatttaccCCTGTATGGATGCTTTGTTTCACTGTATGGATGCTTTGTTTCACACAGACTATGGTTACTCTTGATAtattaagtttgcataaaatttcctatcCACCGGCTGCAAACTGATTGTTATCATAATAATGTGCATGCCATGAGTCCTGTTAACTCTAAAGAATATGTccttgaagcagacttaacacttACTGCTCCCATGTGGTTGTTACATATCGGACAGTctgatgttaatgtaatgtgtataataaggTTTATTAATACTTTTAACACTGATTTTACATAATGTctcacatttgttttttttttattatttccaaaGCTCTACAAATTTGTGGTCTGTATTAAAAATCCTCCACCGAGtgtttttataatatgtaaagattcatattttgacattcttgtgATATTCCTACTTTGTTTTCTATAGTTAAGAAACAAACATGTCAGATTTttgttgattaaaaacatttcaactaATTGTTGGGGTGTTATCTCAAGAGGCGATGCTTTAGGCCCGACAAAAATTTGAGATTGAACCAATGACCATTTATGATTGGAAGTTTGTATTTCACTTTATGTCGGCAAGTTGCTGTAAActtgaattgactgaaaattaaagaggcaacaccataaaattaaaattaacacgAGATATGTTAATTTATCaagagatcatttatgcctcatggatgatattttcataaaatatatgagaaaacagctGTACTAATTAACTGGGCTAatggaaaattgaagggacatcttatcacaagggcatatattttaacattttttagtacaaatgtaattattattataatttttatattgttCAAGACCTCATTGTATTAAgctgtgtatgcagatctttccgattaaattgtaactttaggaatatatactgtctATACTGAtccttatttaaagaatatagtctgaatacttgcaaaatgataaaaggattttccaaggagggcatttaatattgaaaaaatagtTAAAAGCTAAATAAAGCATTTTTGCCACAATTAACAAGTATGACAATCATACAGTCCATGAATTaactgacacacagaaaatgcactttaaaacagtccttacagctaGTCTGTTATTTTTAAAGCACAGAATATCAATAGATATGAATAAAGCTCTTCACTCAAAATTTCTCTCAAGTGATAAACAGCTGAACTTTGATGACATTGTCGGATACTTTCCAAATAtactaatattttgaatatacaaatgtagtaatattttgaaatgacagCGACTGTATAACGAtgtaaataatgtatacaaacttttctaggacctattcgcatgtagTGCCACCTATACACGCACCTGTTTtatcaggggaattaactgaccgatatcgcccattGAAACAGGCTTAACACTTCCTGCTCCCACTTGGGTGATAATATTTGAGTCTGAtactaatgtaatgtgtataataagttttcttaatacttttaacattttggAATAATGTCTAATAGATCtcagattttgtttttctgtttgtaaAACTCTATGGCCTgagtaattttattaaatataaagatttaaaCTTTGACAGTCTTGTTATACATTTCTAGTTTGTTTTCTATAGTTAAGAAATAAACGTGTACACATTGTCAGTGTTTTTGTTGATTAACAATGTTcattaacaatatttaaactaaTTGTTAGGGTGATATCTCAAGACAAATATGCGGGTGACAACTTCCCCATAAAGTACTGTGTCAAACCCACAGTGAACAATTAAGAGATTGAATCAATGACCATTTTATTGGAAGTTTATATTTCACTTTACGTGGGCAGGTGTGAATTTGAATTGACTGAATATTAAAGAGGCTGCACCATAAATTTGAAGTTAATACGAGGTATATCAGTTTAAaaatagagatcatttatgcctcatgatgatattttcatgaaaaacatgaGAAAACGGCTGTAATAATTAATTGGGCTGTTGGACATCTTATCAAAAGGGCATACcttctaacattttacagtaattattattattatttctatgtTATTCAACACCTAATTGCATTAAACTGTGTATACAGATCTTTCCGATGAAGttgtaactttaggaatatatactACTGATCCTCATTTaaagaatatagtctgaatacttgcacAATGATAATTGTTTAAGGATTTTCAAAGGAAGGCCtttcaatattgaaaatatacttaaaatctaaataaaagcatttatttcacaataaacaaatataaaaataatacagtCCATAGATAAACTGACCCCAGAAAATGCACTTAAAAACAGACCTTACagcaaatttcatgtttttcaaagtataaactattaataaatataaataaagctctTTCCACAATTGCTCAACAAATGAACAGCTGAATTTTGATGACATTGTcggatatttttcaaatttactaaTAGTTTTAAGTGACAGCGACTGAATAACGATATAAATAGTATAAGCAtttctaggacctattcgcatgtagcgccacACATACGCGCACCTGTTAAACAGGGGagttaactgaccgatatcgcccatttataatacttacatgtaaaacttatcAAACCTTTGCATATATTGTTATACGTTCACTTCACACAAGTtgaggtacatgtatattgtgtTGTTCATGTCGGTAGAAAATTTCGTTTTTGAGCAATGACTAGAGAATGCATTGCCATGCAGTTGAGTTAGAGATTTCCAATGTTCATTTGTTGTGGAGGTTTTTGAACTAGGTGAAATTGGTCTTGAGATGAGACTGAATAGAATTTACATATAACTGGAGGATACTTACAGTGATCAAACGACATTGTGATGATCGACTGTTGTCACTAGATGACTGTTATGTGAGTGTAAGGGGTCTgtaaattaaatttgaaagtgACAATAACTTTCAAACTAAAGACAGTTTCCACTTTCAAACTGAAGACAGTTTCCGACcagtaagtggaaaatgttttgCCTATGCCCGTTGAACAGATTGAATTCATTGAATGATTTCCTGTAACTGTTTGAGAACCCCGTAAGTTTTAGGAGTCATTGACCAGTGTACAAGGTTACAGGGTGAAAACCATTTGTTGtgataaataattcaaaaatgctATTGCCTGGGACTGTCAGACCTCGTAACTCTAAATGACCCAGGGGCCTCTGAAGctgaatggttaaggtcacttaCTTCAGATCACTGGCCTCTCACCGGTGTTGGTTCAAGTCTTACTTGGGGTGTTAAATGTATacatggtacatgtatattgtatttgaaaGCAACAATGTGTTTGATTTCGTTTTGTGTACCAACTCTCTAAAGTTGCGTTTTGATTTCAGGGAATTTCTTGATGGAGGGACTGGGGACTAATTTCAGCCTTAAAAGCCCTGAAATGAGGGCCTTCTGCATAATGCTACATGTTTTTTCAGGTTGTTAAAACAAGGATGCAGCTACAAGGGGAGTTAATGAAGAAAGGACAATATACAGTACATTACAAGtatgagttatgtccctttgtaCTTTTTAGTTATTATAACATGAGTACCAGGGACTATATGtattgtgattgccctgtgtcatTAATGATGGACATGAACATTTTTTCTGTTAACACCAGAACTATTGGGACTTGTTCAGTATTTTTTCCATGAAGTTTGGGGTTTTGTAAAACGCCTAAATTGAGAACTGTTAAAAGtcatgttttttattaaaatgtcacagttaagaaaaatatggtcataaaattgTCATTATACATTAACACAGCAAACTGccttgtgtttcaaatgttttaaaggtacagtcttgtttgaaaaagttgaaagaaagttaaaagaaagttaaaaaaaaaccaacGTTGGGAATTTTAGCATTAAATTGGGAAAAACATATTATTTGTCATTCGGATTGGGGTCCAATTATAGCCCTAAATTGGCCAGAAGACAAACCACTGTCATTCTACCTGAAGTTACATTAATAACTGTcaaatttagaagaaaaattGCACATATTGTTTGTAATTTATTTCACTTCTATGTCCTGTATTTCAGAAACTCCTTCCATGCATTTTACACCATTGGTAAAACAGATGGCATTTTTGCTCTGCAGAAAGGCTTGGTTCCAGCACTCTGGTACCAGCTGTTCATGAATGGTGTGAGGTTAGGCAGCTATCAAGTCATCATCAATATGGGGTTGACTAAAGATGAAAATGGAAATGTGAAATGGGCTCGTAGCGTATTGGCTGGTGCCTTCTCAGGATGTTTAGGGGCAGCAGTGGGAAGTCCATTCTACATGGTAACCAGTTAGTAAATTGGCCATCTAGacagtaaaatacaaaaaagtctTAAACAGGAGAATTTGAATATGGACGTTATGTAGACCCTAATGCAGAAGTAGTGTGAAGTAAAGCTTTTCCACTACCTCTCGTAAACAGATTtgaccaaaccgagtctgctgttatttttatTGCTTGCATGCTATGCttacaaaggatcttcttacaggttTTATTAGAAGGCACATTGCCCAATGGATTTCATGGTCCTTGggtaaaagatcaaggtcacagtgactgttagTACAAAAAGCACATTCATCATGGACCTTCTTGTTTGTGATGTTTCTTAGTCTAATAATATGGTCACTATTTTAAGTTAGATATATTAATGAACAGATAGACGGAGATAATCATTCCGTCAGTATCTGCTGAAGCAAAGATTTTGTCAGCCTCATTAGCTTTAGAGCTGACTTTGTATGTTTTTTTGCTCCACACCACAGATATCTTGTTCTTAACTAGTACCAAAACAGTGTTGCATATCTTTAAGCAGATACTTGCtggctgtatttttttttgtgcgCAAGTGAAACAGGAAATCTTCATGATCACATGCGGCAGGCGGTTGGGCTTTGTTCAGACAAAGCCCTGTAAAGTTTTCCACTaacttagtctgaatgttcatactAGGCTtattgttttgtgagaaaatggTCAACTAGTCTGTTAAGTAAGTCAAGTGTTtcaaaagtcaaaagtaatttgcAGTGAATGTGTATGTTTTGACAAGATGCCACTATTATTTCTAGCTGAAAACACCACATGTTGGCAGTTTTTAAGTAGTTTCTTCTAGCTACACATTTCTGATATAAATTGAAATGGAAAGTGCTTTTACAGAAACAGCTAACATTTTAGGTTATATTTCTGAAAACACTTCTTTGTGTATAAGCCTTGTTCAGGGTTTCCACGGTCAGTGAAAAAGTTggggaaatttctttttttcaatgtcagGGAATTTTGGATTTGGTGTGTGAATTTTCAAATTGCAACAAAAATGAGGGAAAAGtcattgaattttaaaattttaggcCAATGATCAAGTAAAGGCATGTAGTTTGAAGGCTAGggcagtttcttcaaatttgaACATTGCCACATCCCATAGTCTATGTTTTTAATAAACTAAAAGCAAATAGATAAAGGTATTATGAAATTAAGAATTAGAATTAACTTTAAAGGTGGTTTAGGTTGGCTGAAGGGGAGGAAGGAGGCAAATACCTGTATATACAAAATTACAAGTAAATCTTGTTAACTTAATTAAAGTTGGCAACATACAAAATAGGGTCAGTGAAAATTGAATTTTGGGTAAGTCGGGGAAATTTAGTTCTCCTTATTTACTAAAACTGTTGTTCTGTGACTAATTGCTCCAATTTGTcctattttatttatgtatttgtgaaatttttaatttgtatcatGGAAAAAAAGTTGGAAATGCATTTGGATATATTATGTGAATACTGATACAAGAATGTTAAATATTTCTGTGGATCACTTTGAACTTGCAAGGCATGGAACTtgcaaatattaacaaaaaattaaGTTCTTGTGAATATTAAGTGTTTTACAATATCTTCCTGTATATCTAGGTGAAGACACACCTTCAGGCTCGGGCAAACCAGGCTATAGCTGTCGGAACACAACATCCACATGATTCTATGATGAAAGGTTTTACAATGATTTTCAAAAAGCATGGAGTGCTTGGTAAGTGTTGTACTGATCCTCATCTTCATGCATTTCCAGACATGTCTGATCTGAGTTATAAAAAATGCACATAGGGAAAAATAGGAAGTTGCATACACATGAGTCTCAAACATTTGAAACAGAAAACGTCTACTCTGGAATTGTTCTGTTATCCAGTTTGGGTAATAATTTTTCTAAGTGTTAAAGGTACCTGACAGTTAGATTAACTCAGTTTTATTTTGGTAATTCAGATTGCAATTTGCACCATAGTTGTTTAAGATAACAAAAAGTTTGGACCACTGTAGATATTTTACATCGTACCTAGGCTTACCTAGAAGCCTTGTATACTGCTGATAGAATTTCATGCTGTTATtttcccccgccgatgaaatcgggaggggggtattgaaatggcgtccgtccgtccgtcagcagccatttctcagtaactaccaggtagaatttcatgaaacttgaaataaacatgaaccaacatactgcaatgatgcccgtcaagtttttttttggattggtcaatttcccttagagttattgcccttgatttaatgaaaaatgtccattcgcagccatttcttagtaactagcaggtagaatttcatcaaacttgaaatagacatgaaccaagatactgcgatgatgcccttcaagtttttttttcgattggtcaatttcccttggagttattgcccttgatttaatgaaaaatgtacaaaaatgtccgtccgcagccatttctcagtaactagcaggtagaatatcatcaaacttgaaataaacatgacccAACATACTGtaatgatgcccatcaagtttttttttttttgattggtcaatttcccttagagttattgaatgaaaaatacacgtctacagccatttctcagtaacaagtttgtagaatttcatgaaacttgaaataaatatgaactaaCATACTTTGATCATGCccgtcatattttttttttattggtcaattttccgtacagttattgccctttagttatttaaaaatccacagatttggacataacaaaccaaccaattggaagaattgcattaaatttctttcattcttttccatgaacatttattataaacatgtgaagttgtgtacccacacctggtcgccaccttgccttggtcacacccctccccatCCCCCccaccaaatttttttttttttttttttcatttttaatttttcatcaatatttataatcaacatgtaaagttttgtaccctccccccccccctctcccccccattttttttttttttttttttttctttttttttttttttttttcatttttaattttccatcaatatttataatcaacatgtaaagttttgtaccctccccccttcccctcccccccccaccaaaaaaaaaataaataaaaaaatgccgttccacaccacagaccctttcggcaggggatacaGGGATACCAATTcctcgaatttgcttgttgtgaTAGTAATTTCACGTTTATATGGATTCATATTTCTGCTTTATATTTTGATACACATCTCATATTGATACATAATTCAGGTTTATATTTTGATACATAAtacagatttatttaagaaataatgtatagaaaaactgtggtttaatgttattaatacacAGAAAGAGGTTATTTTATGTCCACGGAAAAATTTCACGTGGGTGTAGCcagagtgaattattctggcaacGAATAACCAATTTTGattgtattaatttaggtaaaatcGATTTGCTacatacattatttcgattctaatatgtccttaattTAAAATagcagataaaatatagtagcactctttcttggtcgcagcaAAATCATTGACGTCATCACACATTAACATGATCTCATTTTAGCATAAGTGTGCTTTAACAGAAACTTAACAGAGCTTATAATCAATGCAAAAGTATCATATCATCCAATGGGagataatgaaaaataatatcacttGTGCAGAAAATCGAAATATTAGCTGTTGTGCATGCGATATTAAATTACTGtggaatttgatattttattcatgAATGTTAAACTAATAGGAAATTTGCATTTGGCATTTATGTGATGTATAATAATGATAAGTAATTCAGGTTTATATTTTGATAGATATTTCAGGTTTATGACATTTCACATTGATGTATTTTCAGGTTTATGACATTTCACATTGATGTATATTTCAGGTTTATGACATTTCATATTGATGTATATTTCAGGTTTATGACATTTCATATTGATGTATTTTCAGGTTTATGACATTTCATATTGATGTATTTTTCAGGTTTATGACATTTCATATTGATGTATATTTCAGGTTTATGACATTTCACATTGATGTATTTTCAGGTTTATGACATTTCACATTGATGTATTGATGTATTTTCAGGTTTATGACATTTCATATTGATGTATTTGTCAGGTTTATGACATTTCATATTGATGTATTTGTCAGGTTTATGACATTTCATATTGATGTATTTTCAGGTTTATGACATTCCATATTGATGTATTTTTCAGGTTTATGGCGTGGTACAACAGCTGCAGTATCCAGGGTAATGGTAGGATCTGCAGCTCAACTTTCAACATTCAGTACAGCTAAAGAATATGTAGTCAATCTTAAGGTAATTCAGCACATTCTTCTAATCTGCCTACTATAATATATGCTTTAGGAACTTCTcgatttaaaaaaatgtaccaATATTGCATGTCAGATGTTATTTGTAACCGGTTCACTGGACCGAGATGGGCCTCACTTGAAATTGTTATCACGTTAAGGTAGAATGTGCTGTTAGTGTTGTTACAATAGGTACAGTATTGTAGGAGTAGAGCACTGAACGAATGATCCACTGGTGGAAACATAATTTGGCTGTGAAGCTATAACTCCTTTACCAAGGTGCAGGAACTGGTCAAAAATCCAGGAAGCATATTTATCATAAGATGCAGGAACTTCCATTATAATTGATCATTATGGTTATTACATTATATTACTCTAGAGAGATATATATATAGCGCCctcttcatgataaacatgttccaAAGTGCAAAGGCAGCCACTTGGGGCACCAAATTCATCCGTTACTAGTACAACACAGAGGGACAGGGGGAGAGAAAGCCGCCAGAGCAGTGAAAAGAATCCTTTATAATACAGGCCTGCCAACAAGCTCTTTGTGTATAGACAGTCTGTTTTTAACATGCCTGGTGTATAGTACTGATACACCCaaaagccatctttcctgggaagaaccagtattAGCCTAGTTAGGTTGGAGACACTCAAGaccatctcagaaattttcagtgcctgAACTGAGATTCAAACCCTGAAACTCATGATTGACTTTTTTTCTACACCAGGATATATGATTTTTACgtacttttatttcagttgtttgAGGAACACAGTGTGTTTAACTCATTAATGGCTAGCATCAGTGGTGGAATTGTGGTCGTGGCTTGTATGACACCATTCGATGTCGTTTCAACACGCATGTACAATCAGCCAGTCAATGTTCAGGGACATGGGACCATGTATCGAAATGTGCCAGActgttttgtgaaaatattcaacaaagaagGTGTATGGGGTTTCTACAAGGGCTGGGGACCATCGTTTTTTAGACTTGTACCTCACACTGTACTCAGTTTAGTGTTCTGGGATCAGCTAAGAATTTTACATCATAAACTGACAACTGAGAATGACTTGCCAACGTGATATTTGTATTTACTAGCAACGTAGACCTGCCATATTTAGTATTTTACTCCAGAGATTAGTGAACTGCTCAAAGTGCCTGTTGACTATCACATTCTCATTTTATACATCTTATGCATTTATGTAAACATGTACATCATGCAAAAACAGCTGAGACTATTTTTTAATCTGAAACTTGTACAATTACACAGGCTAGAGGAATGTAACTTTTATTCAGTAAAGAAATTGCTTGTTGATCCgctgtttggaaaaaaaatcaattatttctcTTCTAATATACCATTGATTATGCATCATTTTGAAGGATTACCAGGATGGTAAAAGGGccttttcatatttcaaaatatcttggtAGTCAAAAAATGATTTCAGTTGGGCAATTTCAGTCAATTTTGACCTCACCttcttttaaaaatctgttttaacttAGTTTTAAACCTTTCAGATTATCTTAGTATATAAGCAATTGTGCCAATATTTGCAATCAAAAGGTTTTcagtatttctttaaattttttttcttttgaaatttgtaattttatcGAACTTATAGTGATAAAATTGATATTATAAAAGATGTTttgaaattcatgaagatcattttaCCTACCTCTGAGATGTTCAGACTGTTTTTAGTTTATCTCTAGATCTTGCAGAATAATGTCAAAATTTCCTTTTTTGCAATGTTATGAGAAGTTTATGAAGTTATTTGAGccgcagcatgagaaaaccaacatagtggctttgcgaccagcatggatccagaccagcctgcacttctgcgcaggatccatgctatttgctaacagtttctctaattgctataggctttgaaaacgaacagcatggatcctgaccagactgcgcagatacgcaggcgggtctggatccatgctggtcgcaaagccactatgttggttttctcatggcaaggctcatttgat
It includes:
- the LOC123526266 gene encoding solute carrier family 25 member 35-like — protein: MEKSHFMEFMCGGLAACCAGVFTNPLEVVKTRMQLQGELMKKGQYTVHYKNSFHAFYTIGKTDGIFALQKGLVPALWYQLFMNGVRLGSYQVIINMGLTKDENGNVKWARSVLAGAFSGCLGAAVGSPFYMVKTHLQARANQAIAVGTQHPHDSMMKGFTMIFKKHGVLGLWRGTTAAVSRVMVGSAAQLSTFSTAKEYVVNLKLFEEHSVFNSLMASISGGIVVVACMTPFDVVSTRMYNQPVNVQGHGTMYRNVPDCFVKIFNKEGVWGFYKGWGPSFFRLVPHTVLSLVFWDQLRILHHKLTTENDLPT